In the Phaseolus vulgaris cultivar G19833 chromosome 7, P. vulgaris v2.0, whole genome shotgun sequence genome, one interval contains:
- the LOC137828179 gene encoding uncharacterized protein: MDTEIDHYAVLGLPSGEEGAKLTEKEINKAYRWKALELHPDKRPDDPNAATNFQQLRTSYDILRDDKARKLFDDLLRVKRDRELRNSQRDGKRRKMVSDLERRERDANAPDPAAKEREEEARIARQLKEEIARIRAMHGKKAAPPPPPETEKESGRDRGGGGGGLDQEKVLKVSWEKMGEDYSADRLRELFSEFGEVEDVVIKGSKKKGSALVVMATKEGSVAATGSVIGHLANPLLVLPLKPATVANSSSVPKSAETAKLSNLVGAGYQAFEDSVLKKLQKAAEKQK; the protein is encoded by the exons ATGGATACGGAGATTGATCACTATGCGGTGCTAGGGTTACCATCGGGAGAAGAAGGTGCAAAGCTAACGGAGAAAGAAATCAACAAAGCCTACAGATGGAAGGCTCTGGAACTGCACCCCGACAAGAGGCCCGACGACCCCAACGCCGCCACCAACTTCCAACAGCTCCGCACATCCTACGACATTCTCCGGGATGACAAGGCCCGGAAGTTGTTCGACGACCTATTGCGAGTCAAGCGCGACCGCGAGCTCCGCAATTCTCAGCGCGACGGAAAGCGTCGTAAGATGGTTTCCGACCTCGAGCGCCGGGAGCGCGACGCCAACGCCCCCGACCCCGCCGCCAAGGAGCGCGAAGAGGAGGCCAGGATCGCTCGCCAGCTCAAGGAGGAGATCGCGAGAATTCGTGCCATGCACGGGAAGAAGGCGGCGCCACCACCTCCGCCGGAAACAGAGAAGGAGAGTGGCCGTGACCGTGGCGGTGGTGGAGGTGGATTGGatcaagagaaggttctgaaggTTTCGTGGGAGAAGATGGGTGAAGATTATTCGGCTGATAGGTTGAGGGAATTGTTTTCAGAGTTTGGTGAGGTGGAAGATGTTGTCATCAAAGGGAGTAAGAAGAAGGGTTCTGCACTCGTTGTTATGGCCACTAAAGAAGGAAGT GTTGCTGCGACGGGAAGTGTGATTGGTCATCTTGCTAATCCGTTACTGGTTTTACCTCTTAAACCGGCAACCGTGGCAAATTCTTCCAGTGTTCCGAAGTCTGCTGAAACTGCCAAATTGAGCAATCTGGTTGGTGCTGGGTATCAAGCTTTTGAGGATTCTGTTCTGAAGAAGCTGCAAAAG GCTGCagaaaagcaaaaatga